A region of Clostridium acetobutylicum ATCC 824 DNA encodes the following proteins:
- a CDS encoding ABC transporter permease, whose translation MIKLIKNEIIKMLFKKKVILIMAIILIEACAFAYGQNNKYQRTVRSYVNSNSSSYNWRPLINQQIQDLQSKLKYRTVKKSEEKSINIQMEQYRYYLKNNINPITPTAGNFTSNIMAQSVTLLLPLLVIILASDIVSSEFSSRTIKVLLTRAVPRWKILLSKYIALIIMSAFVVFLTTIIPLIVSLVVFKRTGFGEPVITGYKVIAGKVDASNVVGIYQWYYILIMSALSFFISIVVGSISFMISIFVKSIGASIGIMMSALIGGNILSVFLDDIEAAKYFFVVNLNLPQYLTGKMRIVSGMNFDFSIMVLLIWSMASIVISFYVFNKKDVLV comes from the coding sequence GTGATAAAGTTAATTAAAAATGAAATAATAAAAATGCTGTTTAAAAAGAAAGTAATTTTGATTATGGCGATTATTTTAATAGAAGCCTGTGCTTTTGCATACGGACAAAATAATAAGTATCAAAGAACAGTGAGAAGCTATGTTAACAGCAATAGTTCAAGTTATAATTGGAGACCTCTTATAAATCAGCAAATTCAAGACCTACAGAGTAAGTTAAAATATAGAACTGTAAAAAAATCAGAAGAAAAAAGTATAAATATTCAAATGGAACAGTACAGGTATTATCTTAAAAATAACATAAACCCAATAACACCCACAGCAGGAAATTTTACCTCAAATATAATGGCGCAGTCAGTTACTTTGTTATTACCACTTCTCGTAATAATATTAGCTTCAGATATTGTTTCGTCAGAATTTTCTAGTAGAACAATAAAAGTTCTATTGACAAGAGCCGTTCCAAGGTGGAAAATACTCTTGAGTAAATATATAGCTCTCATTATAATGTCAGCCTTTGTAGTATTTTTGACAACAATAATACCGCTAATAGTTTCTTTAGTTGTTTTTAAGCGTACTGGCTTTGGAGAACCAGTTATAACAGGATATAAGGTAATAGCGGGAAAGGTTGATGCTTCTAATGTGGTTGGGATATACCAGTGGTATTATATATTAATTATGTCTGCTTTAAGTTTCTTTATATCAATAGTTGTGGGTTCAATATCTTTTATGATATCCATTTTCGTAAAAAGTATTGGAGCATCAATAGGAATAATGATGTCAGCATTAATAGGAGGAAACATTTTAAGCGTATTTTTAGATGATATAGAAGCTGCAAAGTACTTTTTTGTAGTGAATCTAAATTTACCACAGTATCTTACGGGTAAAATGAGGATAGTGTCAGGAATGAATTTTGATTTTTCTATAATGGTTTTATTAATTTGGAGTATGGCTTCCATTGTAATAAGTTTTTATGTATTTAATAAAAAGGATGTACTTGTTTAG
- a CDS encoding ABC transporter ATP-binding protein: MNKRILLVEDVHKVIRGREIIKGINFSIDEGEVLGFLGPNGSGKSTTLRMIVGLSKPSSGKIEICGYSILHNYVKAMESVGCIVEGPDLYEYMSGEDNLEMLAAMDKNVTNEDIEYAVNLVNMEKSIKDKISTYSLGMKQRMGIAQALMKRPKLLILDEPTNGLDPAGINDLRNLIQRLSKEEKISVLISSHLIAEIELICDKVSIIKDGEILKNASVAELLKTKEVFWELNDNEKGREVLKNSWRIDSRINGSKLEASVDEEKLISINDSFLSNGIKIKFASSKQRNLEDLFLNITEDK, translated from the coding sequence ATGAATAAAAGAATTTTACTTGTTGAAGATGTGCATAAAGTAATACGAGGTAGGGAAATTATAAAGGGTATAAATTTTTCTATAGATGAAGGTGAGGTTTTAGGGTTTTTAGGACCCAATGGATCAGGAAAATCCACAACACTTAGAATGATTGTTGGACTTTCAAAACCAAGTTCGGGTAAAATTGAGATTTGTGGTTATTCCATTTTACATAATTATGTGAAGGCTATGGAAAGTGTAGGTTGTATAGTAGAAGGACCAGACTTATACGAGTATATGAGTGGAGAAGACAATCTAGAAATGCTTGCAGCTATGGACAAAAATGTTACTAATGAAGATATAGAATATGCAGTTAATTTAGTTAATATGGAGAAGAGTATTAAAGATAAGATTTCAACATATTCTCTTGGGATGAAGCAAAGAATGGGCATTGCACAGGCCCTTATGAAAAGACCAAAACTTCTTATTCTAGATGAGCCAACAAATGGACTTGATCCTGCAGGTATAAATGATCTTAGAAATTTGATACAAAGGTTATCTAAGGAGGAAAAGATATCTGTTCTTATTTCAAGTCATTTAATTGCTGAAATTGAACTTATATGCGATAAGGTATCTATAATTAAGGATGGAGAAATTCTTAAAAATGCTTCAGTTGCAGAACTTTTAAAAACTAAGGAAGTGTTTTGGGAGCTTAATGATAATGAGAAGGGTAGAGAAGTATTAAAAAATAGTTGGAGGATTGATAGTAGGATTAATGGCAGTAAGCTTGAGGCTTCGGTGGATGAAGAAAAGCTTATAAGTATAAATGATTCTTTTTTAAGTAATGGAATAAAAATAAAATTTGCCAGCAGTAAGCAGAGAAATCTTGAGGATTTATTTTTAAATATTACTGAAGATAAATGA
- a CDS encoding metallophosphoesterase, which translates to MKSTLIVIGNIILVILILFIYTMLWYYIGAKGKGIIFGVNLRKKEGLKAVAYWGIFWFLAFSFILSVASRSTISINNKITGILTYLGAISLALFCYLIIIFPITDLIRFILNKLGFSGSLREYMSIIYGRGISIFIAVIIIILFGFWHAIHQTTTNYNISINKKAGKLKQLNVVMVSDVHMGIMIRERGIDKLVTSINKLKPDVVFFCGDMVDESTPTSLEKYYSSAFKEIISKYGVYAITGNHEYATQNSEVAMNYMKKADIKVLEDKAVKVDNSFYVIGRNDAAGGKVKPLNEIMKNADKRLPIIALNHRPVALEEAEKNGVDLQLSGHTHEGQIFPFNFTTKLVFEDDYGYLKKKDFNLIVTSGYGTWGPPIRIGTKGEIVNIKIDFMN; encoded by the coding sequence GTGAAATCAACATTAATAGTAATTGGAAATATCATATTGGTTATATTAATTTTATTTATATATACAATGCTTTGGTATTATATAGGAGCAAAAGGAAAGGGAATAATTTTTGGTGTTAATCTTCGCAAAAAAGAAGGGTTGAAAGCGGTAGCTTATTGGGGGATATTTTGGTTTTTAGCATTTTCTTTCATACTAAGTGTTGCGTCAAGGAGTACTATATCAATAAATAATAAAATTACAGGAATTTTAACCTATTTAGGGGCTATCTCATTAGCTTTATTTTGCTATCTAATAATTATCTTTCCCATAACAGATTTAATAAGATTTATTTTAAATAAACTTGGATTTAGTGGTTCTTTAAGAGAATATATGAGTATAATTTATGGTAGAGGAATTTCAATTTTTATTGCAGTTATAATTATAATTTTATTCGGATTTTGGCATGCAATTCATCAAACAACAACAAATTATAATATAAGTATAAATAAGAAAGCGGGAAAACTTAAGCAGTTAAATGTTGTTATGGTTTCTGATGTACATATGGGTATAATGATTAGAGAACGTGGAATTGACAAACTTGTTACTTCAATCAATAAGCTTAAGCCTGATGTGGTTTTTTTCTGTGGAGATATGGTAGATGAAAGTACTCCAACCTCTCTTGAAAAGTATTACAGCAGCGCTTTTAAGGAAATAATATCAAAGTATGGAGTGTATGCTATTACTGGAAACCATGAGTATGCAACCCAAAATTCTGAAGTGGCAATGAACTATATGAAAAAGGCGGACATTAAGGTTTTAGAAGATAAGGCAGTTAAGGTTGATAATAGTTTTTATGTGATTGGAAGAAATGATGCAGCTGGTGGAAAGGTAAAACCTTTAAATGAAATTATGAAAAATGCGGATAAAAGGTTGCCTATTATAGCATTGAATCATAGGCCAGTTGCATTAGAAGAGGCTGAAAAAAACGGCGTGGATTTACAGCTTTCAGGACACACTCATGAAGGACAAATTTTTCCGTTTAATTTCACCACAAAATTAGTATTTGAAGATGATTACGGATATTTAAAGAAGAAGGATTTTAATTTGATTGTAACATCAGGATATGGTACGTGGGGTCCGCCTATAAGAATTGGAACAAAAGGAGAAATAGTTAATATAAAAATTGACTTTATGAATTAA
- a CDS encoding type II CAAX endopeptidase family protein, producing the protein MYRLKNKLKTHQVKLFLIMTFLGTYILWGILLSSSKGILNKYIYLNNTYYTFLRILGAAMPSIIGIFLTAYFYGKKEIKKLLQSLTKWKVNILFYIAAVFSLNAQIRIVEFACKLLGMKVEVAMNMQASGFKTSSILGIMTLFLAIVLFWGPLEEKLGWRGFLLPRLQSRFHPVFSAVVIGVIWSLWHLPMFFLPNTGYNSIVEYILVTVILSLEMTWLYNKTGGSLLIAILVHGFDNTYPLILGFSGKQIHKVDLYQVF; encoded by the coding sequence ATGTATAGATTAAAAAACAAATTAAAAACACATCAAGTAAAATTGTTTTTAATTATGACCTTCTTAGGTACGTATATATTGTGGGGAATTTTATTATCATCATCTAAAGGTATTTTGAATAAATATATATATTTAAATAATACATATTATACATTTTTAAGGATATTAGGAGCTGCAATGCCGAGTATTATAGGAATATTTCTTACAGCATACTTTTATGGAAAGAAGGAGATAAAGAAATTATTGCAAAGCTTAACTAAATGGAAGGTTAATATATTGTTTTATATAGCGGCAGTATTTTCTTTAAATGCACAAATACGTATTGTAGAGTTTGCTTGTAAATTATTAGGAATGAAAGTTGAAGTAGCAATGAATATGCAGGCTAGTGGATTTAAAACTAGTAGTATTTTAGGTATTATGACTTTATTCTTGGCAATAGTTTTATTTTGGGGACCTTTAGAAGAAAAACTTGGTTGGAGAGGTTTTTTACTTCCTAGGCTTCAAAGTAGGTTTCACCCGGTTTTTTCAGCAGTAGTAATAGGAGTAATATGGTCATTGTGGCATTTACCTATGTTTTTTTTACCGAATACAGGATATAACTCAATTGTTGAATATATTTTAGTAACTGTAATTTTATCCTTGGAAATGACATGGTTATATAACAAAACAGGAGGAAGTTTATTAATAGCAATTTTAGTTCATGGATTTGATAACACTTACCCATTAATACTTGGCTTTTCTGGTAAACAAATTCATAAGGTAGACTTATATCAAGTGTTTTGA
- a CDS encoding polysaccharide pyruvyl transferase family protein: MKNKVGIMYDNISGNTGDVAIGISLRKIMKELKVDFDEILLNNIDVLKYNTVIIGGGHLLRENSDFFYDKFKLRGPNILNSVGVVGNPNDLQYLEEYKYVTFRSEGDRKKAGYLNKKSSVVPCTTMLLDDLQDFPIHIKRPAIGVHLIPNIFSKEEEGLFVKWASKLPYTIYFIPITHYNYDYIYMSKLSQRISNSRVLPIMKPLEIFTFIGKLDYLITCSLHGSIFSYIHNVPFILMEQEKSRFFLEDRGLQGYLFSNLKEIIGLTEKVINNPLDYSNLIVKDKKILEEHVENIKQIVPNNSTYILSKECTESDEITQLNLQNGILQINLSKLTYELEAYKKEIKGINFRLKDEESKHMYYKKELKKIYRSRGWKALKKFYSLKDFISKKINGA; encoded by the coding sequence TTGAAGAATAAAGTTGGTATAATGTACGATAACATAAGCGGGAATACTGGTGATGTAGCAATTGGTATAAGTCTTAGAAAAATAATGAAGGAACTAAAAGTTGATTTTGATGAAATTCTTCTCAATAATATTGATGTATTAAAGTACAATACTGTGATTATAGGAGGAGGACATTTATTAAGAGAGAATAGTGACTTTTTTTACGATAAGTTTAAATTGAGAGGACCCAATATATTGAATTCTGTTGGTGTAGTTGGAAATCCTAATGATCTTCAATACCTTGAGGAATACAAATATGTAACTTTTAGAAGTGAAGGAGATAGAAAAAAAGCTGGCTACCTTAATAAAAAAAGTAGTGTAGTTCCGTGTACCACAATGCTTTTAGATGATTTACAAGATTTCCCTATTCATATAAAAAGACCAGCTATAGGGGTACATCTTATTCCTAATATTTTTTCCAAGGAAGAAGAAGGCTTATTTGTAAAGTGGGCATCTAAGCTTCCATATACAATATATTTTATTCCTATAACGCACTATAATTACGACTATATCTATATGAGTAAATTGAGTCAAAGAATTTCTAATTCTAGAGTACTTCCTATAATGAAACCTCTTGAAATATTCACTTTTATAGGGAAATTAGATTATCTTATAACTTGTTCGCTGCACGGTTCTATATTTTCATACATACATAATGTACCGTTTATATTGATGGAACAAGAAAAATCTAGATTTTTTCTAGAAGATAGAGGACTTCAGGGATATTTGTTTAGCAATTTAAAAGAAATAATAGGTTTAACAGAAAAAGTAATAAATAATCCTTTGGACTACTCTAATTTGATTGTTAAAGATAAAAAAATATTAGAAGAACATGTAGAAAATATAAAACAAATTGTGCCTAACAATAGTACATACATACTGAGTAAAGAGTGTACCGAGAGTGATGAAATAACGCAGTTAAATCTTCAAAATGGAATTCTACAAATAAATTTAAGTAAATTAACCTATGAATTAGAAGCTTACAAGAAAGAGATTAAGGGAATAAATTTTAGACTTAAGGATGAAGAAAGTAAGCATATGTATTATAAAAAAGAGCTGAAGAAGATTTATAGATCACGTGGATGGAAGGCTTTGAAAAAATTCTATTCATTAAAGGATTTTATATCAAAAAAAATTAATGGAGCCTAG
- the hisC gene encoding histidinol-phosphate transaminase, with amino-acid sequence MSKFWNERVKKLEPYVPGEQPKDQKYIKLNTNENPYPPSPMVIEAIKKEADYKLKLYPDPNCDSLKRTIAEYYGISDKEVFVGNGSDEVLAFSFMTFFSPRKTVFFADITYSFYKVYANLLNLNCELIPLKEDFSLDLDNFCRCNGGVIIPNPNAPTAKYIGLSDIKKILDWNKDSVVIIDEAYIDFGGESAVKFIKDYKNLLIVQTLSKSRSLAGLRIGFAMGSPELIEGLSRVKNSINSYTLDRLAIVGAEAAFKDKEYFEDARRKIIATRERVSTELKQIGFKVIESKANFIFISHTTISAESIFNELRKRGILVRYFKTARIDNFLRVSIGTDKEMSEFMDKIKECIA; translated from the coding sequence ATGAGTAAGTTTTGGAATGAACGTGTAAAGAAACTAGAGCCATATGTTCCAGGAGAACAGCCAAAGGATCAAAAATATATAAAATTAAATACAAATGAAAATCCATATCCTCCGTCACCTATGGTTATAGAAGCAATAAAAAAAGAGGCTGATTATAAGCTTAAACTTTATCCGGATCCTAATTGTGATTCACTTAAAAGAACTATTGCTGAATACTATGGTATATCAGATAAAGAGGTATTTGTTGGTAATGGTTCTGATGAGGTTTTAGCGTTTTCCTTTATGACATTTTTTAGTCCAAGGAAAACTGTATTTTTTGCAGATATAACATATAGTTTTTATAAGGTATATGCCAATTTACTTAATTTAAATTGTGAGCTTATTCCTTTAAAAGAGGATTTTTCTTTAGATTTAGATAATTTTTGTAGGTGTAATGGAGGTGTAATTATTCCTAATCCTAATGCACCTACAGCAAAGTATATTGGACTTAGTGATATAAAAAAGATATTGGATTGGAACAAAGATTCTGTAGTTATTATAGATGAGGCTTATATTGATTTTGGTGGAGAATCAGCAGTTAAGTTTATAAAGGATTATAAAAATCTTTTAATTGTTCAAACTCTATCAAAGTCAAGATCGCTTGCAGGACTTAGAATTGGATTTGCTATGGGGAGTCCTGAGCTTATAGAGGGCTTATCCAGAGTAAAAAATTCTATAAATTCATATACATTAGATAGGCTAGCTATTGTTGGAGCAGAAGCTGCTTTTAAAGATAAAGAATACTTTGAGGATGCGAGACGAAAAATTATAGCAACAAGGGAAAGAGTGTCAACTGAATTAAAGCAGATTGGTTTTAAGGTTATAGAGTCAAAGGCTAATTTTATTTTTATAAGCCATACAACAATTTCTGCTGAAAGTATATTTAACGAACTTAGAAAAAGAGGCATATTAGTAAGATACTTTAAAACTGCAAGGATTGATAATTTCTTAAGAGTTAGTATAGGAACTGATAAGGAAATGAGCGAATTTATGGATAAAATTAAAGAGTGCATTGCGTAA
- a CDS encoding aldose 1-epimerase family protein, producing MCVRLENENFKAELSESGAELTSLKSKNTDNEYIWTANSSYWGRHAPILFPIVGKVKDNKYRIADKVYNLSQHGFARDMEFEVEDNASDRAVFKLVWNDETLEKYPYKFELRVIYVLKDSTVDVTYNVKNVDDKDIFFSIGAHPGFNCPVIGKQSENDELQFEDYYIEFEKRETTGVVKLNSSNLLSRNTSPFLYASNILNLSEKLFKQGALILKDLDSTSISLKNDKNTTSVTVSFEGFPYVGLWSKPEGAPFVCIEPWFGHADYEDFNGDFREKEDGLKLEVGKEFECTYSITIGE from the coding sequence ATGTGTGTAAGGTTAGAAAATGAAAATTTTAAGGCAGAGTTATCAGAAAGTGGGGCAGAACTTACAAGCTTAAAGAGTAAAAACACTGATAATGAATATATTTGGACTGCTAATTCAAGTTACTGGGGAAGGCACGCTCCTATTCTATTTCCTATAGTTGGAAAGGTTAAGGATAATAAGTATAGGATAGCAGATAAAGTATACAATCTTTCTCAGCACGGTTTTGCTAGAGATATGGAATTTGAAGTGGAAGACAATGCTAGTGATAGAGCAGTATTCAAACTTGTATGGAATGATGAAACCTTGGAGAAGTATCCTTACAAATTTGAACTAAGAGTTATATACGTGTTAAAAGATAGTACTGTTGATGTAACATACAATGTTAAAAATGTAGATGACAAGGATATATTCTTTTCAATAGGGGCACATCCAGGCTTTAATTGTCCTGTTATAGGGAAACAATCGGAGAATGACGAATTACAATTTGAAGACTATTATATTGAATTTGAGAAAAGAGAGACTACAGGAGTAGTTAAACTAAACAGCAGCAACTTACTATCCAGGAATACCTCACCGTTTTTATATGCATCTAATATTTTGAATTTAAGTGAAAAATTGTTTAAACAAGGAGCGTTAATATTAAAGGATTTAGATTCTACTAGCATATCTCTAAAAAATGATAAAAATACCACTAGTGTAACTGTATCCTTTGAGGGCTTTCCTTATGTTGGATTATGGTCTAAGCCAGAAGGAGCACCTTTTGTTTGTATAGAACCATGGTTTGGTCATGCAGATTATGAAGATTTCAATGGAGATTTTAGAGAAAAAGAGGATGGATTGAAACTTGAGGTAGGAAAAGAGTTTGAATGTACATACTCCATAACTATTGGAGAATAG
- a CDS encoding 3D domain-containing protein — MNKRVFLSVITMLAIIITFNNNVGNALAAQPSNNDDALKQTQEDKKNIQNKIQDLDGKIQDVLKKVDNNKKDMNKLNTDMESNQKKLDATKNTLNSQQNLFNKRLRAMYMNGTNSYLNILFSSKSFNDFASKANAIGKVIEFDKNVIGNVKGEKEDISKTQQSLNDENQKLLALKKDNEQMLLSLNKNVGQQKDLLAKTTQKEQNLLAEKAAEEQRQKELQAAAAAAAAANANKANKANSANNSKALLASPSSQPPAVSGSVISLEATGYSDDGLTSLGTPTVRNPNGYSTVAVDPRVIRPGARLYVDGYGYAVADDTGGDIIGNRIDLFFSSKQDALNWGRRTVTVHILN, encoded by the coding sequence TTGAATAAGAGAGTTTTTTTATCTGTTATTACAATGCTGGCTATAATCATTACTTTCAACAATAATGTTGGTAATGCTTTAGCTGCACAACCATCTAATAACGACGATGCGTTAAAACAAACGCAGGAAGACAAAAAAAACATACAGAACAAAATTCAAGACTTAGACGGTAAGATTCAAGATGTACTTAAAAAAGTTGATAACAACAAAAAAGATATGAACAAGTTAAATACTGATATGGAATCTAACCAGAAGAAATTGGATGCTACTAAAAACACTTTGAATTCACAGCAAAATTTATTTAACAAAAGATTGAGAGCAATGTATATGAACGGAACAAATTCATATCTAAACATACTCTTTTCTTCAAAAAGTTTTAATGATTTTGCTTCAAAGGCGAATGCTATTGGGAAAGTAATTGAATTTGATAAAAATGTTATTGGTAATGTAAAAGGCGAAAAAGAAGACATAAGCAAAACACAACAATCGCTTAATGACGAGAACCAAAAACTGTTGGCACTAAAGAAAGATAATGAACAAATGCTTTTAAGTCTAAACAAAAATGTTGGACAGCAAAAGGATTTACTTGCTAAAACGACTCAAAAGGAACAAAACCTATTAGCTGAAAAAGCAGCCGAGGAACAACGTCAAAAAGAGTTACAGGCAGCTGCAGCAGCAGCCGCCGCGGCAAACGCTAACAAAGCTAACAAAGCTAACAGTGCTAACAACAGTAAGGCACTTCTTGCTAGCCCAAGCTCACAGCCACCAGCTGTAAGTGGTTCTGTAATTTCGTTAGAAGCCACTGGTTACTCTGATGATGGTCTTACATCTCTTGGAACTCCTACTGTAAGAAATCCTAATGGCTACAGCACGGTAGCTGTAGATCCTAGAGTTATTAGGCCAGGAGCAAGACTTTATGTAGATGGTTACGGATATGCTGTCGCAGATGATACTGGTGGAGACATAATCGGAAATAGAATAGATTTATTCTTCTCTTCTAAACAAGATGCACTTAATTGGGGACGAAGAACTGTAACAGTTCACATTTTAAATTAA
- a CDS encoding MutS family DNA mismatch repair protein: MDKNEEFLRRIENFKSEKSKLKQNYNMMSLLRFIVFIMAISFTYFLVKNPSIFILLGTILSFVLFVYILKIHEKISDRLEVANNLVEVNEKYLKRIDGTWTSFQDFGEEFQDEEYPYLGDLDIFGKKSLFQLINTCVTFLGRKKLAETLKKPDKNIEKIRMRQKAVEELKDKIDFCQNVESQGNSNELGTDPSELFNDLENTEHLFKNFLVEAFIRILPVVSIVVSIVIIYMKLKAYYWVIAALFVLHMLINIMGYLKVAPQLRIIYKIRKDLKSYFRILDIIENEDFKSDYLKELKSVLYFENKPAYRIFKSLISITEKLEFKNNIFGYVIFGIIMLWDYQCVFEFERWKDRYGKIVSKWVDAIGEFESLSSLSVIFRLNSHMVFPELSESGLVFSGKEVGHPLIGEEKRVNNDVDMNNKIFVITGANMAGKTTFLRTVGINLVLAYAGAPVCASNLKCSVVDIYTSMRITDDLNNGMSTFYVELMRVKKMIENVKKKTPMIFLIDEIFHGTNSNDRIAGAKKVLKILNENWIFGLISTHDFELCELESDEKRRIKNYHFSETYLEDKIIFDYKLKDGPSDTTNAKYLMKMIGINVE; this comes from the coding sequence ATGGATAAAAATGAAGAGTTTTTACGTAGAATAGAGAATTTTAAAAGTGAAAAATCAAAATTAAAACAAAATTATAATATGATGAGTTTGCTTAGGTTTATAGTTTTTATTATGGCTATTTCCTTTACATATTTTTTAGTAAAAAACCCATCAATATTCATACTTTTAGGTACAATTTTGTCATTTGTTTTGTTTGTGTATATTTTAAAAATACATGAAAAGATATCGGATAGACTTGAAGTAGCAAACAATTTAGTGGAAGTAAATGAAAAATACTTAAAGAGAATAGATGGTACATGGACATCATTTCAGGATTTTGGAGAAGAGTTTCAAGATGAAGAGTATCCGTATCTTGGGGATTTAGATATATTCGGAAAAAAGTCTTTATTTCAATTAATAAATACTTGTGTGACTTTTTTAGGTAGAAAGAAATTAGCTGAAACTCTAAAGAAGCCAGATAAAAATATTGAAAAGATAAGAATGAGGCAGAAAGCTGTAGAGGAGCTTAAGGATAAAATTGACTTTTGTCAAAATGTAGAGTCTCAGGGCAATTCTAATGAACTTGGTACTGATCCAAGCGAGCTATTTAATGATCTTGAAAATACAGAGCATTTGTTTAAGAATTTTCTTGTTGAGGCATTTATAAGAATTTTGCCAGTAGTGTCTATAGTAGTTAGTATTGTTATAATATATATGAAGCTTAAAGCTTACTATTGGGTTATAGCAGCACTATTTGTACTTCATATGCTTATAAATATCATGGGATACTTAAAGGTAGCTCCGCAGTTAAGAATAATATATAAAATAAGAAAAGATTTAAAATCTTATTTTAGAATACTAGATATTATAGAGAATGAAGATTTTAAAAGCGATTATTTAAAGGAATTAAAATCAGTTTTGTATTTTGAAAATAAACCAGCATATAGAATATTTAAGAGTTTAATAAGTATAACTGAAAAGCTAGAATTTAAGAATAATATTTTTGGATACGTTATTTTTGGAATCATAATGCTTTGGGATTATCAATGTGTTTTCGAATTTGAAAGATGGAAAGATAGATATGGAAAGATTGTTTCTAAATGGGTTGATGCTATAGGGGAATTTGAGAGCCTTTCAAGTCTTTCTGTTATTTTTAGATTAAATAGCCACATGGTGTTTCCAGAACTCTCAGAGAGTGGACTTGTATTCTCAGGAAAAGAAGTTGGCCATCCACTGATAGGTGAAGAAAAAAGAGTAAATAATGATGTTGATATGAATAATAAAATATTTGTAATAACAGGAGCTAATATGGCAGGTAAAACTACCTTTTTAAGGACTGTTGGAATAAATTTAGTTTTAGCCTACGCAGGTGCACCGGTTTGTGCATCAAACTTGAAATGTTCAGTGGTAGATATATATACGTCTATGAGAATAACAGATGATTTAAATAATGGTATGTCTACATTCTATGTTGAACTTATGAGAGTAAAGAAAATGATAGAAAATGTGAAGAAAAAAACTCCTATGATTTTTCTTATTGACGAAATATTTCATGGAACTAACTCTAATGATAGAATAGCCGGTGCAAAAAAAGTTCTTAAAATATTGAATGAAAATTGGATTTTTGGATTAATTTCTACACATGACTTTGAGCTATGCGAACTAGAATCAGATGAAAAGCGTAGAATAAAAAATTATCATTTTTCAGAAACATATTTAGAGGATAAAATAATCTTTGACTATAAGCTTAAGGATGGACCTTCAGATACTACAAATGCTAAGTATTTAATGAAGATGATAGGAATAAATGTAGAGTAA
- a CDS encoding Cof-type HAD-IIB family hydrolase: protein MKYKLVCIDMDGTLLNSKHCVSGETKEVIRKAYAKGVDIVITTGRIYANAAFYSKLIGVKSPVIASNGAIIRGRDNNIIYKNVLSSDTLSRIFNVCSRLKGNITLHTHDSIICSSKFAYIVMWVIFIGSIIKNNENTLKIKYVKNYSAYINGLKESNDIIKCEIIDKDVKKISAIREELKRMNDIEVVSSSRHNIEVTSKNVSKGNAIKSLAEFYGIKREEIITIGDSENDLSMIEYGGLGVVMENGCESAKKLADYITDTNDNNGVAKVIKKFIMEDGN, encoded by the coding sequence ATGAAATATAAACTAGTATGTATAGATATGGATGGAACACTTCTAAATAGCAAACATTGTGTAAGTGGAGAAACTAAGGAAGTAATAAGAAAAGCATATGCGAAAGGTGTGGATATAGTTATAACTACGGGAAGAATATACGCAAATGCTGCATTTTATTCAAAGTTGATTGGTGTAAAATCACCTGTTATTGCATCAAACGGAGCAATTATAAGAGGAAGAGATAATAATATTATTTACAAAAATGTCCTTAGTTCAGACACCCTTTCAAGAATTTTTAATGTATGCAGTAGACTAAAGGGAAATATAACTCTTCATACACACGATAGTATTATTTGTTCAAGCAAATTTGCTTATATTGTAATGTGGGTTATTTTTATAGGATCTATCATAAAAAATAATGAAAATACACTAAAGATAAAATACGTTAAAAATTATAGTGCATATATAAACGGGCTTAAGGAAAGCAATGATATTATAAAATGCGAAATAATTGATAAGGATGTAAAGAAGATATCAGCAATAAGAGAAGAGTTAAAAAGAATGAATGACATAGAGGTTGTAAGCTCATCAAGACATAATATCGAGGTTACATCAAAAAATGTCTCTAAGGGTAATGCTATAAAGAGTTTAGCTGAATTTTACGGTATAAAGAGAGAAGAAATAATAACAATAGGTGATAGTGAAAATGACTTATCAATGATAGAGTATGGCGGACTTGGTGTTGTCATGGAAAATGGTTGTGAAAGTGCAAAGAAGCTTGCTGATTATATAACTGATACAAATGATAATAATGGTGTAGCAAAGGTTATAAAAAAATTTATAATGGAAGATGGCAATTAA